The Aquila chrysaetos chrysaetos chromosome 17, bAquChr1.4, whole genome shotgun sequence region ATTTCCCAGGTGTCTTAGGGATGTGTTGATGTGCTACGTATTGTCTCTGAGGCTTAAAGACAAGGGGAGGTGGATGTGTCTCTCCCCTTGTCTCCACTGGAAACCACTTCTGAAACGCATTAGTAGCACAAGATTGAGAGAAGAGTGTGTTTCAACTGTTCTTTGAGCCAAAGCACTTCATGCCTTGAGTTTCTGTGAAATCCTGCAACGAGCTGCGTCGCCTCTTTGGAGCAGGTTTGAGTGGAATGCATTTGCCGATGGAAACCAGACAATGCGCTTCCCTATGGCACGTGtgcccttcctttctcttccctctcctcccatgGAGTTCCAGGGAAAACTGACTTCAGCCTAGACTTATAGGGTACATACTGAACATCCAGAAGACCTTGCAGGGtggaaataaacaggaaaagcGGGGAAAAATGAACAACAGTCACTGTCataaagcagcttttcctgCCTTCCCAGGGTCCCGAGTGGGGATGTGCCCGACGGGAAGGTCCCACAGGAGGGCTTGTCCTTGCGTGCTTCACCTGGAAGAAAGGCGGGCAGCGTGCTTAGGCTGGACCAGGAACCCGAGGGCTCTCCGAGAGCCACGGAAAGAAAGGTATGGAAGACACTGGCTGCCGGGCTCTGCGTGGGCAGGCAGCTGTGGGGACTGGGGTGCTGGCTGTGATGAGCCCAAGTGctttcctgccctccccacccaggAAGGGCAAACGCAGCTGGAGTGCGGGGCACTTGCTGTCTCTCCACCATTGCCCCTTGGGATGGTGCAAGAGGAGCCTCCGGGAGACTTTGCTCTTCCAGAAACATTCACCCTCGCCCTGTCCCTCACAGCCCGCACCCATCCTTTGGCAAGGCAGATGCCTCCTTGCCTTCTCAGCAGCTTTCAGACCAAGGACAAACCTGAGCTGGAGGCAGGCGCTGCCCGTCAGGGCCAGTTGCCCTCCGGGCAGGTTGCCGCCCTCCTCAACAAGGGCTGCGCTACAGCCGCCCTGTGCAGAGCTTTCTGCCTGCGTCCGGCCGCGTGCCTTCGGCCAGCCGGGAGACGCTAGTCCAACACGCGGCAGAAAAGGCCCAACGTCCCACGTGGCGTTGCAAAAGCTTTTATTGCACCCTCAGACCACAGCGCCGGACTCGGCAAGAGCCTCGCAAACGTGACAGCCCTTGCCTCGCCAGCGTGGGGCAAGAGCTTCTGCCGCCTTCTCACTCGCCAGCAGCGGTGGCACGGGCAGGTGCGGCCCTTTGCCCGGGGCATCTCTTCTTACTCTCGGTCGTCTCCTTTTTGGGCCGTGAGGCCGCACGCCGGCTTCGGGGGACAGCCCTGCCGCCACGCCTGGGCACGCCGCCTCGCAGGAGCCGCTTGAGCAGAGCGCTCTTCCGCACCGCCGCCTGCAAGTGCGATGGAGAAATGCGCCGCCGCTTGCTCTTCTTGCAGATCTTGCCGGCCGCGTCCACGGTCTCGTGCGTCACCCGCTGCAGCACGGCAGCCAGGTAGACGGGGGCCCCGGCTCCGAAGCGCTCAGCGAAGCGGCCTCTGCGCAGCTGCCTGTCTACGCGGCTCACCGGGAAGAGCAGCCCGGCCCGGGAGGACCGGGAGGAGCGGCTCTTTTTGGCCTTTGCCTCGCTGCCCTCGGAGAGGCCCCCGGAACACGCCGCCTCgggctcccgctcccgctcccgctcggGCGGCGCGCAGACCTCCTCTGCTCCGGACATGCCGCCCGCAGCTCGCTCCCGCGGCGCTCTCCGCACGGCGCCTTCCCGAGCCCTGCCTGCCTCGCTTTCCTCGGCCGGCCCTGGCCGGCGGTGCCCGTCTCTGGGCTCGCGTCCCCCGCGCCCGTCCTCGCCGGCCTGGCCGAGCCTCGTCGGGGCAGGGCGGCCGGGACCGACCTCGCTTCGGCCGAGCCCCTCGGGAGAAGGGCGCGGGCTCGAGCCCCCTCTCGCGCGGGCTCCGGCCCTCCAGCGAGGGCTCTCCTCGGGTGGCTGGGCCGCTAGGAGAGGACTTCCCCTGTGACCTCACCTCTCTGCTTGTGACGTCATCCCCGCTGGCTCCGCCCCTCGCAGGCGAGCTCCGGGAGCAGCTCCGCTCCCCAGCTCCGCTCCCGCTTTCCGCGGCGGAGGCTTTCCCGGCGCTCGGCACGGCTCCCCTCTCCTCCGCGCTCTcctgcccggccctgccctgcGGCAGCTCTCCCTTCGGCCCTCGCCTCTCCCCTCCGACCCAAACCCGCGTCGCCGCTCCGGGGGAGAGGACCGCCTGCCTGCTTTCAGGGCATCCCCGAGCCACCGGCTGCCCAGGCCGGGTCCCGTTGGGTCCTGCCTGTCAAGGCCTGGCACCCCAGAAGGGTCGTTAGTAGAGACGTATTAAGCAGTGACAAAACCTGAGGTTTGAAAGTTTCAGCGCCGGCAACCGTTCTCCCCTCCTCCATTGCAGTCTTGCCCCATAGCtggaaaagaaaccaacaaCAATATTTGTGCCTGGTGTGTGAGAGAAAAATGCAGGGACTCCCCATGCGAATTACGTTTCATCAGGTCATTGACATTGTGTCTGAGAATTTGCACTTGCATGATACAAATTTTCAAAGATCCGTGATGAAGGatgtttaaaaccaaacctttgAGTAAAGGGAGAAATACCGTCTCTTCCCAGAAGGTATCAGTCTCggttttgttcttatttcctTTGATTTTCCTGCAGCGTcctcatttttatctttgtacGTAGACCTTCGTGTCACAAGGTTATTAGGTACATGGCTTAAACTCCTCTGGAGTCTTAGCTGGGCAGCACGTAAGAAGCTACAGTAActtgttattactattattactcTTAGAGTTATTCTCATGTGAAAGACTGTTTGAaagtgtgaaatattttcagtccttGTAGCATTTCAAGGTATAATGGTGTATTTAGGAAAAGATCAGCTTTTCCAATGGATTAAGCTGTGATACTATTATTTCATTCCTTTGTCTTATGATCATTCTTTCCAGCAGAACTTTTTTGcataaatgagaaaaggaaatcaaatcCTCACAACAGAATTAACCCTGCTcaaattttccagttttctgggTGCGCAGCTTGTGCTCTTCCTAGTGTTTTTCATTGTATACCAGCTTACACTTGCCAGAAATGTCACCATTATGGTAATAATAAGGATTGACTGTACtctctcatttatttctttccctctgttccTTCACTTTCCTAGATCTGTTATTAATTAGTCATTATCCGTAGTGTGTTGGcaaatttcttaaaagaaatcaagaaaatttcatttattgcttgtcttatgcagattttttttttccattggttCTTCATGCTCGGTTTGTTTCCTCCTAGTAGCAATGGTTTATGATTGCTGCTTTGCAATAGGTAAGCCTTCAAATCCATTCTCATGAGCCCCAAAGCCCGTACTTATCTGGTGGCCTTTTCAACACTAATTGAGTTTGTGCTGTCTCTAAGAGAGGCATTTTCCATATTTAACTTAAGTTTCTATGGCCATAAGATTAACCTCTTCTTTTGTGATATGGCACTTGTGATGATATGGCTTGCATAACAGCAATGgaactgaatttttcatgttCAGTCTTAGCATGTTGGTTATATTTGGCTCCTTCCTATTGATGCTGCCTTCTTATGGCTTCATTGTAAAGAAAATTCCCTCTactgaagagaagcaaaaagctTTTCCTAAGTGCTTTTCTCATCTTGTTGTGGTTGCTGTGCACTTCAGATGTGTCTCCATGATATATTTCAGGCCCAAATCCAGATCCATCCTGGATGAagacacttttctttctgtgaattgTACTGTAATGACTCCCTTGTTAAACCCTGTAGCTTATAACCTGAACAAACAAGAACATGCGGCTGGCCCTTAGGAAGACTCTTGGCAGAAAATAGTTTACTGAGAGCAGCACATTCAGGGCTCAGTTAGAAAGCTAATTTAAGCCCTTGAGAACTCCTGACTCCATCCAGCAGCTAAGAGCgtcatggaaagaaaaggctgtgatATCAACTGCATCGTGGGAGAATCTTGCCTATTCAGTGTGTTCTGCAAATTAAGTGCTCCTCAGGAATCATTCTCATGCAAGAAAACCTTCAGTGAACAGAGACTGGTAGAAACAtgacttcagaaatacatacaGGGTAGCAGCGTTTGCTCTTTCCTAGGTAAGTGCTTGAACACGCTCTTAGGTTACTTTCCAGCAGGCCATTTTTCTCCCACCTAGAATGTAGTCTTGCTAGGACATCCACCTCCTTATGGTTGTTTTTAGGAAGTGATTAGTACTGGCATCCTCCTATCAGGCCTGCAACAGGCATCAGTATGGTGATACCACTATGTTTGATCCGTCTGTCTCGGATATTCCCCTGCTAACCACTGAAAGCATCCTGCTCTCTCCAAACCTTCCTGACTGCAGAAGTTGTTTTGACATGTGTTCTATAGTCAGAACAACGTTTGCTTTATGGTCCTGATGAAGTTGTGGTAATCAAGGGAAGGGATACCCAGCAGGTACTCTGGGACAGCCCAGATCATGACTTGCATACTTTATTATCCCATTCCTTGTCCTTCCACTGCAATCTCCTCCCATATAAACAACCTGCCCCCTTTTTCTCACTTATCCCAGTTTTACTACACCTGCTACCTAATTTGAGATTTATGATACTGCTATCTAGGCAATTTTGGCCCTAAATGGTATTATTCATAACTATGGTTGGCCTTGCAAAATTCTTGCCACCAATACCTCCCTCCAATTATTTGTGAAGTGCAATGATTTCTCACACAAACTTGTCCTTTAACCACCTGAGAAATCCAGCCATTCTTCATGGTGCTGTCTGTAACTTTTGTCAACCTTTCACGCTGTAACTTGCCACATTGGGCAATTTCTCATGCCATGCCCAGTAGTTTCCTATGCCTTCGTTGGTTAGTTAAACCTCAGGGCAGGGCCCAGTCAGAAGTCTACATGTGCCTGCAGCCCTCGCAGTTGCCATCAGGGTCTTTCAAACACAAACAGAGCCCCAAAGAACCACTCTTTGAGGCAACACAGCTCCAGGGCTGAGAGTTCACCATATCTGCAACCTGAGgaggcagcagagggaagggttTCTTAGCCTCCTCCCAAACCAATGTGACAGAATTCTTCCTGATTTCTTCCGGAAAACtggatttctctgtttctccattGCACaaattctgctggttttggtgttCTCCTTCATATACTTGTCTGCTCTCACCAGCAATATCTGTATAGTGGTGATAATAAGAGTTGATTGTTCTCTCCATTTCTCCATGTACTTCCCCTCTACTGTCTCCTTCTCAGAGACATAGTATACCTTTGTCATTGTCCCCAGCATACTAGTAAATTTGGTAAGAAAGCAAAAGGTCCTTTCCTTCATGGGACATGCTATCCAGATGTGgttttttccttggcttttgATGCATCAATTGCATGCTCCTAGCATCAATGGGATATGATCGTTATGCCTCAGTCTGTAGGCCCTTGCAATTACCATGTCAACATAAGCCACAGGTTCTGCCTTCTGCTGGCAACTTTTTCAGCATGGACTGGATTTCTGTTCTCAGTAAACATGCATGTTCTCAGAGACATGCGTTATTTAACCTTCTGCAAGTAGAATAAAACTAACCGCTTCCTCTATGATCTGGCACCACTTCTTAAGCTTGTGTGTGCCAGGAACTGTCTAGTTGAAATGGTAATTTTTATCATTTGTGTTTTGGCTGCattttgctcctgctgcttgATTCTGCTCTCTTCTAATTCTCAACACCATCCTGAATATCTCTTCCACTGAGAGAGGGTGGAAAGCCTTCTCCATTTGTGCATCTCACTTTACTGTGGTTATTATGTACTTTGGGTGTGCCTCCATCATCTACTTGCAGCCCAAATCTAGGGTACATCCTGAATGAGGATGTTCCGGTTTCTATTGCCTACACAGTGGTAACTACCCTGCTGAAACCATTGGTGTACAGCTTGTGGAACAACGATGTGGAAGTAGCTCtcaaaaaaagctttcttatgAAACCGAAATCTTTGGAGTCCATGAGATTTATGAGGGAGTAAAGTCGAAAAACCTGTACAGATGGAAAACCTGTATTTCAGCTAGCCGAAAGGTGTGATAAAGTCTTTTTCCCAACCAAAAGGCTTGAGacaaacaaaggaagaagctgCATGGGCAGCACAGACTCACAGTGGTCTTCACAGTGTGGGTCAGAAGTAGCAGCAGGCAGCTTCCCCTCTGCAGAGtgtctggggagggaggggaagcatCAGCTTCTGCTTCCACACAGCCCGAGACACAGCAAACGGGTAAAGCAGGGCTGTTCAGGCATGTTTAGAGGCTAATTCGTGTTTCACAGATAGGCAGCCTGCATGACTGACACATGGTGCAGCCAGGTCGGCATTGTACTGCTGCTGTGTCCCCTAGGTTGGAATGTAAGGCAGAGCCTCCTAGAAATGGTTAGGTTGTGTGCTTAAAGGCTCATCACACACACCAAGGAACAGAGGCAGGTGGGGACACTCCAGCAACCAGAGCAGAGCCACTGGAGCACCCTGACCTGGCTTCCCCAGGGCTGCTTCTTATTAATCTCTGTTCCTGACTGTTTTCCTGGGTGAAGGGCTCTCTGTtctgtgtgcacgtgtgtgtatgGAGGTCTGAGTGCCAGCCACTGGTCAGGAGCGAATGGGTTAAAAGGGGCCATGAGTCCGAGGTGCCAGCAACCAGGGAGACTAGAGAGTGTGCCTATTTGTGTGGGTGTGTGCATGTCAGTGTGTAGTCACTAACAAATATTGAGCTGGACTAGCCATCAAGTAGGCTAAGAGATTTGGCAGCCAGGTATTGGGGCAGCTGTAGGTCTGGACTGGATATTGGAGAGGCCGGAGGGTCTGAAAGGCAGATACTGGAGGAACCAAGAGGTCCAAGGAGCTACTGGAGAGATTGGTCAGCTAATGGAAAGGCCAGTAGGTCTGGACCAGCTAACGGAGAGACCtgttgtttgtgtgtgtgtgtgaaaccTGGAGACCAGGCGATCCAGGAGCCGGTTACTGAATAGATTAAGCATCTAAGGCTGTTTACTAGAGGGATCCATAGGGTgtctgtgcatgcatgtgtgtaggTCTGAGTACCAGCAACTGGAGTGGAACTGCAGCTCATGGGGTCTTGTCTGTCTAGCTAACAGAAACTGGGGAGAACACGGGATCCCAGAGCCAGCTACTGATTAGACTGGCTGTCTGAGATCAGCTACTGAAGGAATccatattttcatatatatatataaaaatatatataaaaatacaaaactattataaatataaatattttacacacacacacatatatgtatttccACTAACAGGCTTTCATCCTGATCAGCTGGAGAGGGGAATAGGATGAGGCCATAGGTGCTGCTGATGTTTATGTgagtgctgttttctgtttgtggtAATCTATGGCCATCTGTGCATACAGGTATGTATGTATCATGCGTGCATGTGTTTCTATTGATCGTGCATGCTCAGCTTCCCTACTGCCTGGACCTGGGGACATGGACCTGCAGCAGCCTAGCCTCTATTGGGCTGCCAGATTCAGCAACCCCAGTGTTGAAAACACACTTGATTCTGACCCGCTGCCTCTGCTGGGGCAAattgtcagggagcagcaagggccagctgctctgcaagggacagggtgctgggagctgaGAGTAGCAAAACGGCTGGCAGAGGCGACGGCCGTGCCAGCGAGGGCTCAGTCCTGCAGTACCCAAGCAAGATGAGCAGGGCAGGTCCAGAGGCAGTAACCAGGTTCAGACACTGTCCGGTGATCGTCAGACGAGTCCACGGTGATGAGGTAGGTCTGAGGTCTGGCCAGGAAGGCAGTTTGTGGGTCAGTGTCCTAGCTTGGATCAGTGGGGCTCATGGCCAGGCTGAGACAGTGCAAAAGGCTGCCATGTCAATGAGAAGCCATATCTCCATTTATCCACCTGAAAGCGATGTGCTCGGCCGGCCAGGCACCCTCACCAAACTGCAGAGTAGCAAAGTGTGAGGTTTCTACCAAGAGTGGTACCacccttctcctttctgtgtTCCTCAGGTCCCCCAGTGCTGCTTCTTGCTATTTCTGGTTTGCTCAAGGAGAGCACAAGGTCTCAAAAGGTTCTTAagaccctgctttgagctgaCACTTTCCAAGATGCTCCCACTTGCATTCCCCTTATTGTAATACCCATATGGTAATAGCTGCCAGGGCCTGCCTGCCTCAACCTAACATTAGAAAAACTAACTTTCTTTCAAATATGGTGTCATATTCCCCATTGGGATGGTGCAAGAGGAACCTCCGGGACACTTTGCTCTTCCAGAAACATTCACCCTCACAGCCTGCACCCATCCTTTGGGAAGGCAGatcccttcttccctttgcagctgctttcagaCCAAGGACAAACCTGAGCTGGAGGCAGGCGCTGCCCGTCAGGGCCAGTTGCCCTCCAGGCAGGTTGCCGCTCTCCTGAGCAAGGGCTGTGCTACAGCCGCCCTGTGCAGAGCTTTATCCCCATGTCCATCTGCATGCCCTTGTCCAACCATGAGACTCTAGCCCAACATGCAGCACAAAAGGCCCCATGTCCTGGCCACAGCAATAAGATCTCATTGACTCCTTCTAGCACTCTCTAGCCAAGGTCCAAGGATGGCTGACAAGCTTGACTGACCCAAGAGGAGGGCATCCACCTTTGGTTTGGCAGGATGTTTCCTGCCCACATGTCCcatcctgccttccctcctcctgcctgtcccccaAGGTCCAGGACAGCTGTTCGCTATGGGGTGCAGCTGGACTGCAACTTGGGGGACCCCAAAGAGGACCTTCCAGCTGGCAGAACAGGCTGCAGGAGTCCAAGAGCAAAAGAGGTTTGTTTCAGCTCTGGGGCTCACGTGTTCAAATACCAAAACGCAGCCGGGGACCCCGAGCAATCCCTCTGCAGACTCTTCCCCGTGGGGGCAGTGCTGGGTGTCACAGTTTAAACAAAACTCTCGACTGACAGGGTGCTCTCTCCCACTGGGCGAGAGGCAATTGCTGTCCCCTGACTTCCCTCTTCATGCTTTGTTGCCTAAAACCTGTGGGGCACGTCCCAGGCACAGCACGGCATTGCAAAGGCTTTTATTGTACCCTTAGACCATAGCACTGGATTTGGCAAGAGCCTTGCACAGGGGACAGCCCTTGCCTTGCCAGTGTGGGGCAagagcttctgctttcttcGCACTTGAAGGTGACACTCCTATGTGTAATCCTTCTTATGGCCGATTGTTTAATATGCCTTTTCCTGAGAGGTGAGGCAACTAACCTCTTTCTGTGGTGTGTCTCTGCCTTGCAGATGGTGATGCCTGCCATGAGTTTAAGTTCAGAGTATCTTTTGACAGTCTGGAGAATACACAATGGAGAAATCTGCTGCTCTGAAATTTCCTTGTCCATGTCTACAGTCTCATACGTCAAGTACTGGAGCACAGGAACCAAACACACAGGGGCTCCAGCCCCAATATATGCTGCCTGTTTCCCTTTGCACAGCTGCTTGTCTTTGTGGCTCACAGAGGaggccagcccagccctggagAAGCAGGTCATTTTGGTcctcacttctttcttttccaaacagcCTGCAAAAGGCAGTTTCATGTCCTGTCTCCTTCTCAGGCATTTTGCACGATAATACCCTGTAATCATACTTTCTTTAGCTTGTATTGAtgtttctttgtggttttttttgtctttcctgacTTTCTTTTCTGGCGTGACTGATTTgcttaaacatttttcattttagaggGTAGCTCAGTTCTCTCTACCTGGCATTCATACACATATGAATTGCTTTCTTAGCTTACTTTCTGTCCTAGCCTTGTAAAATAGGTGTAAGCAACTCTTGGGCACTAGAGACTTCTTTTGCGATTGAGTCTGTCTTTAAATAAGGGAATATATGTCCCTTTTGACTGGGTAGATAGGAACCAATGGGAAGCTGTAGCCTTCATTACTCAAGCAGAGGAGGCAGCTCATCCTTTTACTGCGTCATTGGCATTGACACACCCTCTGCAGTGTACTTCTTCGATTCAAAATGTTCAGGGAAGTAAAAATCTCTTATAGGTTTACTAAGAATGTTACTGGTAACACACAGTATTCTTGCataatacaatttttaatttaaagagtaGTGAAGGATACAGCAAGAGACACAAATGTAAGTGGCCTTTTGTGGAAGTTTGTATGAATGGATCCCATAGGTACTAGTTGTTGATGGAGAAAAAGCtaccagaaagcagcaaaacaaaaaggagagtATGTGCTGAGAGGTACTATGGAAAAACCTCCCAAGGACTGATAAACTCTGGAGTCCAGGAGTTCTGCTGGAGCTGCAAGACCTGgtcagcccagaaagccaagaGCCTGCCAAATCTGTACCGCCAGCACACACAACATGCAGAGTAACCCagactgctgctgagcagtggcTGCTGTTTCCAACAAAGGCTACAGGGTTGTGCATACATCTGACGAAACTCAGGGCCCCCTGAGGGACTTTTGGAACACATGCCTAGAAGCCACCGATGTGTCAATACACCGTTTTGCTGCTGAGTGTCCTGCTGCCCTTGGCCTCACCGCTGCCGCTCCGCTCGGGTAGCTATGGATGAGAGTGTGAACTGCACGAGGGGAGCAAGAGAATGCGTTTTGTGAATACCCATCTGCTTTTAGTAATAACAGCTTGGCTCTACCACTAATAGCTGTTAATTAATAAAAGGAGTTCTAAATAATGTTGGCTGTGTTGTCTCCcccaaatcttttttcttttatgaggGAAAACGGAATTTACAATGGAAAAACTCATTTCCCGAAGAAGAGCTGTTAGTGGCTACAGAAATTCATTGTTCCTCTGAGGAGTATAACATCCTGAACAAACTTATTGACTGAAATGACTCAATGCTCAGACAACTGGAAATTTATCCTATCCTACTGCTCTGAAACATGCGTCAAATACCACTTCTGTAgtgattttgttctttgaacTGAATAACATAGAAGAGGTTTCTAACACAATATGACACATTATAAATGCTTGTACACTAGGAGGTGTGGTAACTTGTTTGGAGAAACAAGAAGTATTGAGACGTCAAAAGGAAGTTCAATTCCAGACTcagaagaagcaaaagaaagaagaaagaaaaaaggggaaagagaaggaaaaagaaaccaaacaccaccacccccccccaaaccagacCAGCATTATCTAGTAGAGAAGATGTACAAGAGAAAATATCAACTGAACTAGTTAATCAACAGGCTGATCATCAGAGCTGGAAGCCCTCAAACCTTCCAACCATTAAGACCCAGTCTTTGATTGTCAGTGTTGGTTTCTCAGACTTGGGCATCATTAGAGCTGGGGCTTCAAGCTTTTAGAACCTTGGAAAGTCATAATGCAATTTGATAATTTGCAACAGGGTTACTTTAAATTGCACCAGGTTCTGATGCTAGCTGAACTGTCCACTTGAACTGAAGAGCAGCGGGAAGCATGTTCTTGCTAGTCAGCAGCGTTCAGAAACACAGGGCCAGCCTTAGCAGAAAGGATTGAAACTCTCTCTTGCTACCATTGGTTCTTTTCCATGTGATAGGATAAACCAGAAATAATGATGTCTCTATTTACTCTAATAAACTGCTCATGGGAGTGGGAACCAGAAGAGCTGAGGGCATCCTCTCCTGCTCGGCCAGCTGCAGTCACTGCCTTTGTAGAAGATGTCAGATCACACAGATCTAAACGACTCATTTCCCACTGATGTTTAGCCCCTCTTTATCTGTAAGAGGCCAACCATTTCCCTTTCCAGATGGCATTCTGCCAAACTAAAGGAGACAAGGTTTTCAGTCATTCTCCTGTAAGAGAGGCCTCACATTCCTGTCATCAGCACAGCCTTTTTCTGCACTCTAGTTTTGGGTTGTGTTTTCTGACCAGAGATGCTTTAACCATAAGGGTATTCCAGATGCAGCAGAGCCTGAGAACCAGCTTGTCTCTCTTTCTGTTAGGGACACATGTCCCAAAGTTTATCATGCTCACAGGATGCAAATGGTCCATGTACATCCTGTGACCAGCTTTCACGGTCGTTTCCAGCAGATGAACTTACTGTTCCAAGCAGTCCTTTTAGCTGTTAGTCTTCTAAGCTCATGGCCTCCTATTCTGTGCTattgaatttttctgttctgttgagTTTTAGAAGTACTTATGTACCGTCAGCTAGTTGATCTTATTCACTTTAGCTTGCTGGCCTGAGAATATTCCGGCAGGTctaatacatttatttcacttCCCTAGCTCTTCTGAAGGCACATGCTGCCTCAATTGTGATGTATTACATGCCTAGATGAGATTTAGGGATGCAGCTAATTCTGCTATAGGTTTTTCAGGTTTGAGGATTCTTTTGGTTCccttgtttgcttgtttttacttttgtaatagtgagtttgtggtttgtttgggtttttttgttgttttggtttttttggtttttttttaaagcaccttaTAATTGAAAGGATCCTTCCTATAACATCTGACTTTGCAGGGGTTTTTAGGAGTACAACAGCAATTCATGAACCTTATGTATGACTATCAACCTGTATTTTGGGAAAGGCctgtttttccaaaatggaaGATGAAAGTGCAAGAGCAGCTTACATGGAAAGTTGAATTATAACGGATACTCTCATCTGAAAGCTATTACAGGATTTCACTTATCTTGTCTAAgaaatttttattctaatttacagctttaaaatattcataaactAGGTTATAATCCTTTACTCTTGGGCAGACATTCTTCAGCACTCTCCTATAATAACCTTACTTATCTTTAATGCACAAGGGTAAACAATCCAAAATCATTTAGTCTCCTGAAGTATGACAGAAACTATGCCTGACTGGTTTTACAAATAGCCCTTCTTTTCACCTATTCCAAACAGATCATATCCTTCTTAAAGTTTGGTGATCAGAACAGTGCTGCAGAGTATTCTGGATGTGGTGTCACTATTGCTTTATGTACCAGCACTTAAATTTCACTAACTTTGCTCTAGATACTTCCTCTGATGTAACAGGCGTGAGATCCTCACGGCCACAATATGTTCCCAGTTCCTACTCACATggacagaaaatattattatactcatgttcttttcttttcgAGCCCTTTCTGAGTCAGAAATTTCTGGCTACCCATTCCCATATATGTGGCCTTGCCATTTGCATTCTTGAATTTCACcctggtttgatttttctgttccgTAAGAATTTCAGGAGAACGAACTGTAGCTGTATTTGCTTACAACAAATTAGAAACACTCTGTGTTTTAGATTCAGTCAAGAAATCTTTCTCCTATTTACCCTCAGCACTGTCAACTAGCAAACGATGTTTGTAGCCTTCCAGATCTTCACAACACATTTTGAGATGTAGCACAGCAAATTATGTATCAACTAAATAAATGGCAAGGGCTTCTTCCTCTAAGTCCAGAAGTTTGTTGGAGTCAGCTGCCTAGATCGAACAAACATTGAAATTCTCATATTTATgccattttttaatacttcaaaCAGCCAGAAGTTTCCTCACTCTGTACACGGGCCAATTAAGCAATGGAGAAATGACAGCATTTCTCAGCTGACAAGTAGTCATACTACAATAGCATGACTATATAGGTTTTCT contains the following coding sequences:
- the LOC115352779 gene encoding histone H2A-beta, sperm-like yields the protein MSGAEEVCAPPEREREREPEAACSGGLSEGSEAKAKKSRSSRSSRAGLLFPVSRVDRQLRRGRFAERFGAGAPVYLAAVLQRVTHETVDAAGKICKKSKRRRISPSHLQAAVRKSALLKRLLRGGVPRRGGRAVPRSRRAASRPKKETTESKKRCPGQRAAPARATAAGE